AGGTACTATTATCAATCATCTCTGTTTTAGTTGGTTATGTAGTTTATAAGTACTTAACTAAGATTATTCAAAAATCCTTAGAAGCTTTTGGAAAAGAGTTAAAAGCTCCAAAAACTGTAAAGTTTTTTGTTGGTGTTATTATTTCAGTTTTTGTAATACTTGCCTTGTTAAGCATTTGGAAAGTCAACCTTGTACCATATATAACTGGGCTTGGGATATCGGGTATAATTGTAGGTCTTGCCCTTCAAGAGCCGTTAACTAATTTTGTTTCAGGGATTCTAGTTATGTCTACTAGAAAGTTATTTGAAGGGGAAGTTGTAGACATAAATGGAGTTACAGGTGTTGTTGATGAGATAAAGATTAATCACAGTTATATTAAAAGTTTTGACGGAAAATTAATTTTAATTCCAAATAAATCTGTATGGAGTGGAATAGTTACGAAATTTTGGCCAGGTCCTGTTAGAAGAGTAACAATGGATGTTGGAGTTTCGTATAACACTGATTTGGAAACTGCATTTAAATTACTTCAAAAAGCAATTGAAGAAGAACCACTTGTTGTAAAAGAAGGTGTTAGTAATTTTATTGCTTTTAAACAATTTGGGGCGAGTTCAATAGATTTTACTGTTTATTTTTGGGTTGAAAGAAGTACTTATTTTGATGCTGTTAATTCACTTGCATTTAGAATAAAGAAAATATTTGATGAAAACAATATTGAAATACCATTTACCCAAATTGATGTTCATTTAGATTATCAAAATCTTGGAAAAGTTTTTATTTCAGAAGATAAAAAAATATAAATAACTTTACCAAGCAAAAGTTCATAAATAAGACTATACAGTAAAGAAATGTTAATAATGAAAAAGTGTTAGTCTTTAATGATTAAATTTATCCTTTTTGCTTTCCACGTATTTTATTTTTTAATAAATAATGGCCACACACTCCTTTTTTCCTGCCGTTAATATTATTATTTCCACCGTATGCTTCTTAATGTTTTTCCAAGCTAAAATTATAAGTTTTTTGAAAAAATTATTTTAGTAGTTTTTTTGATGTTTTTTTATGGTAAAATATTTATGTAATGTAAAAAAATGAATAAAAAAGCAAATATAAAATTAAAAAGGTTAAAAAGTTATTTTTTAAAGTTCAAGCTTTTATGGAGGTGAAATTATGTTTAAAAATTTGTCAATAAGGGCAAAGCTGTGGCTTCTTTTGATCTTATCTGCTGTCTTACCTCTTGCTATTATTTCAACTGTAGCAATAGTTAATTCATATAGCGTCGGAAAGGAGTTAGGAACAACTTCTCTTTTATCGATAGCAACTTCGGGAACAAAAAATTTGGAAAATTTTCTTCAAGGATATGTAAATCTTGTGGATTTTCTTTCTTCTGATGCCAACGTTGTTGGTGCAAAGGAAAACAAGTACGATGAGGTTACATGGATGCTGAAAACTTTTAAAAATATTAAAGATAAGTATAAAGATGCTTTGTGGATTTATCTTGGAACTTCAGATAAAAAATTTTATATATATCCCGATGCTGAACTACCAGAGGGTTATGATCCAACAAAACGGCCATGGTACGTTGATGCAGTAAAAAACAAAGGTAAGGTAATTATAACTGAGCCATATCTAGATGCTTCAACAAGTGACATTGTAATAACTGTTGCAAAGGCTGTTGTGAATAATGGACAGATAATTGGTGTTGTGGCGCTTGATTTTAAGGCATCAGAACTTGCAAATTCCCTTCTTTCAAATAAATTTGGAGAAAAT
This DNA window, taken from Thermosipho africanus Ob7, encodes the following:
- a CDS encoding mechanosensitive ion channel family protein — protein: MKEIFQNFWDEVLLSIISVLVGYVVYKYLTKIIQKSLEAFGKELKAPKTVKFFVGVIISVFVILALLSIWKVNLVPYITGLGISGIIVGLALQEPLTNFVSGILVMSTRKLFEGEVVDINGVTGVVDEIKINHSYIKSFDGKLILIPNKSVWSGIVTKFWPGPVRRVTMDVGVSYNTDLETAFKLLQKAIEEEPLVVKEGVSNFIAFKQFGASSIDFTVYFWVERSTYFDAVNSLAFRIKKIFDENNIEIPFTQIDVHLDYQNLGKVFISEDKKI